A stretch of DNA from Pseudomonadota bacterium:
CGGTTCTCGCCACCGACACCACATCCGGGGAGATCAACAACTACGTCTACGAGTCCCTGCTCGACCGGGACAACGCGACCCTCGAGCTCAAGCCCAGGCTCGCCGAGTCCTGGGAGATATCCCCCGACCATCTGAGCTACACGTTCAGGCTGCGCAGGGGCGTGCGCTGGCACGACGGCGCCCCGTTCACTGCGGACGATGTGGCCTACACGTTCGAGAGGATAATGGACCCCAAGGTCGACGCCGCGAGCCTGCGCAACTACTTCAGGGACGTCAAGAGGGTAGACAAGCTGGGCGATCACGCGGTGCGGGTTGTCTACTCGGAGCCCTACTTCAAGGCGCTGGAGATAATAGGCGGCGCGACGATTCTCCCCCGGCACGTCTTCGACGACGGCCAAGATTTCAATTCGCACCCCGCCAACCGCATGCCGATCGGCACCGGCCCGTTCCGCTTCGAGGAGTGGAAGACCGGCAGGGTCATAAAGCTCGTCAGAAACGAGGAGTACTGGGGCGAGAAGCCGGACCTCTCAGGCTTCACCTTCGAGATCATACCGGACCAGAACATCAGGTTCGAGATGCTCAAGAAGGGCGCCTCGGACGTCGAGGGGCTGAGGCCGATACAGTGGGCCAGGCAGACGGGGGGCGACAAGTTCCTCCGCAGGTTCGACAAGCGCCGGTACTGGATGCCCAACTACTCCTACATCGGCTGGAACACGCAGAACCCGCTCTTCTCCGACAGACGGGTCAGGCACGCGATGACCATGCTCACCAACCGCACCCAGATCCTCGAGAAGATCCTCCTCGGCCAGGGCGAGATCGTCGCGAGCGGCTTCTACAAGTTCGGGCCGCAGTACGACCCCTCGATCGAGCCCCTGCCGTACGACCCGGCTGCGGCGCGCAGGCTGCTCGCGGAGGCGGGCTGGGCGGACCACGACGGCGACGGCATAATCGA
This window harbors:
- a CDS encoding peptide-binding protein, giving the protein MRRGPAIAAALACALFAGCSGVMDRPPGRLAQSLPSDPPTLNPVLATDTTSGEINNYVYESLLDRDNATLELKPRLAESWEISPDHLSYTFRLRRGVRWHDGAPFTADDVAYTFERIMDPKVDAASLRNYFRDVKRVDKLGDHAVRVVYSEPYFKALEIIGGATILPRHVFDDGQDFNSHPANRMPIGTGPFRFEEWKTGRVIKLVRNEEYWGEKPDLSGFTFEIIPDQNIRFEMLKKGASDVEGLRPIQWARQTGGDKFLRRFDKRRYWMPNYSYIGWNTQNPLFSDRRVRHAMTMLTNRTQILEKILLGQGEIVASGFYKFGPQYDPSIEPLPYDPAAARRLLAEAGWADHDGDGIIDKDGLPFRFTLLAAAGSSFARSLALILREDLARVGIDMSIRQLEWATMLKLLTERSFEATQLAWSLPITQDPYQLWHSSQRDRGSNFIGFSDPRVDEIVERARREFDEAKRDAMYREFQRIVHEEQPYTFLFINPSLVAVSKRFGNVVDYRLGLDPREWVVEPWERLIQW